One window from the genome of Spiractinospora alimapuensis encodes:
- a CDS encoding 4'-phosphopantetheinyl transferase family protein has protein sequence MDENSGGRGASRAPVTCDVWWAAPTSARPALLPLLDDHERERHRRFLKAEDRDRYLVSHALARLCLARAADCPAGEVSYIRDCPHCSGTEPHGKPRPVGAAAGLEFSITHSGDWVAVAVCSEAEVGVDVERIRGEGESDLEGLASYVLTDQERSDLAQVPSPSRSAAFFTYWTRKEALLKATGVGLSGGLNSITVSGPRESARVVRWDSAAAPDSVQLADLSAGTRYRAALATLTPHPVRARHHDGAGLLSRRAEHAPGR, from the coding sequence GTGGACGAGAACTCGGGCGGCAGGGGCGCGTCGCGCGCGCCGGTGACCTGCGATGTGTGGTGGGCCGCCCCGACCTCGGCGCGGCCCGCGCTTCTCCCCCTGTTGGACGACCACGAGCGGGAACGGCACCGCCGTTTCCTCAAGGCCGAGGACAGGGATCGCTACCTGGTCTCCCACGCGCTCGCCCGACTCTGCCTGGCCCGGGCGGCCGACTGTCCGGCCGGCGAGGTCTCCTACATTCGTGACTGTCCACACTGCTCCGGCACCGAGCCGCACGGGAAACCACGCCCGGTGGGCGCGGCCGCGGGACTGGAGTTCTCCATCACCCACTCCGGCGACTGGGTGGCCGTCGCCGTCTGTTCCGAGGCCGAGGTCGGGGTGGACGTGGAGCGGATCCGTGGTGAGGGCGAAAGCGACCTCGAGGGCCTCGCCTCCTACGTCCTCACCGACCAGGAGCGTTCGGACCTCGCCCAGGTGCCCTCCCCGTCGCGCTCCGCGGCGTTCTTCACCTACTGGACCCGCAAGGAGGCCTTGCTGAAGGCGACGGGCGTGGGGCTGTCCGGTGGGTTGAACTCCATCACGGTGAGTGGTCCGCGGGAGTCCGCCCGCGTGGTGCGCTGGGACTCGGCCGCGGCTCCGGACTCGGTCCAGTTGGCCGACCTCTCCGCGGGCACCCGCTACCGCGCGGCCCTGGCGACCCTCACGCCACACCCGGTCCGTGCCCGCCACCACGACGGCGCCGGACTCCTGTCCCGACGCGCCGAGCACGCCCCGGGACGGTAG
- a CDS encoding DeoR/GlpR family DNA-binding transcription regulator, protein MGEPRLSPALTPRSRPDTATRIAASASGEAGPDPDQRENYVSSHADKPTFAAVRRDRILELVRSNGTMALRDIATHVRASEVTVRRDIRALEAEGLIDRRRGGAAIPGRLAREAGMVARARRPATEELAIAQVAASMVEDGDAVAIGPGAATEALARELGTRSDLTVVTNALPVASALAAAPGIDVVMTGGTLRGSLMALVGSAADQALTGIRVRRAFLAGEGINGDRGLSTPNHAIAEVDRAMADAAEEVVVLADHTRVGAETMVRTIPPDQVTHLVTDSHADPEVLMELEEHGTRVHVAVLDSDLGQ, encoded by the coding sequence ATGGGAGAGCCACGCCTCTCCCCAGCGTTGACGCCGCGCTCCCGCCCCGACACGGCGACTAGGATCGCGGCATCGGCGTCGGGCGAAGCCGGGCCCGACCCGGACCAGCGGGAGAACTACGTGTCGAGCCACGCCGACAAACCCACCTTCGCCGCCGTTCGCCGTGACCGGATCCTCGAACTGGTGCGCTCGAACGGCACGATGGCGCTGCGCGACATCGCCACCCACGTGCGCGCCTCGGAGGTCACCGTCCGACGCGACATCCGCGCGTTGGAGGCCGAGGGACTCATCGACCGTCGCCGCGGCGGTGCCGCCATCCCCGGCCGGCTCGCCCGGGAAGCCGGCATGGTCGCCCGCGCACGGCGCCCCGCCACCGAGGAGCTGGCCATCGCGCAGGTGGCCGCCTCGATGGTCGAGGACGGAGACGCCGTCGCGATCGGCCCCGGTGCCGCGACCGAGGCCCTCGCCCGCGAGCTCGGCACCCGTAGCGACCTCACGGTGGTCACCAACGCGCTGCCCGTGGCCTCGGCCCTCGCGGCCGCGCCGGGGATCGACGTCGTCATGACCGGTGGGACACTACGCGGCTCGCTCATGGCCCTCGTGGGCAGCGCGGCCGACCAGGCGCTGACCGGCATCCGGGTGCGGCGCGCGTTCCTGGCGGGCGAGGGGATCAACGGCGACCGCGGCCTGAGCACCCCCAACCACGCGATCGCGGAGGTCGATCGGGCGATGGCCGACGCCGCCGAAGAGGTCGTCGTCCTCGCCGACCACACTCGTGTCGGTGCCGAGACCATGGTGCGCACCATCCCGCCGGACCAGGTGACCCATCTGGTGACGGACAGCCACGCCGACCCCGAGGTCCTGATGGAACTGGAGGAGCACGGGACGCGTGTCCACGTGGCGGTACTGGACTCCGACCTCGGTCAGTGA
- a CDS encoding polyprenol monophosphomannose synthase, translating to MPAIPLPQPWSQSRVCVVVPTYNEASNLGELIHRVLELPLPNLRVLVVDDASPDGTGEIADALATDHPDRVSVLHRAGKEGLGRAYVAGMRRALADGADYVAQMDADLSHPPSYLPQLLGTLLATGAGVVIGSRYVPGGSLAQDWGAHRRLLSGWANTYLKTVLDLPIRDVTAGFKLWSEEALTAIDLDAVTSTGYSFQVEMHYRAYTRGQKIVEIPIHFSQRQTGASKMDLGVQVESALQPFRLRRRARPR from the coding sequence ATGCCCGCCATCCCCCTGCCGCAGCCCTGGTCCCAGTCCCGGGTATGCGTGGTCGTCCCGACATACAACGAGGCGTCCAACCTGGGAGAGCTGATACACCGGGTCCTCGAGCTCCCGCTGCCCAACCTGCGGGTCCTGGTGGTGGACGACGCCTCACCGGACGGAACCGGTGAGATCGCCGACGCCTTGGCCACCGACCACCCCGACCGCGTCTCGGTGCTGCACCGCGCCGGCAAGGAGGGCCTGGGACGCGCCTACGTGGCGGGTATGCGTAGAGCCCTCGCCGACGGCGCGGACTACGTCGCCCAGATGGACGCCGACCTCAGCCACCCTCCGAGCTACCTCCCGCAGCTCCTGGGCACCCTGCTGGCGACGGGCGCCGGCGTGGTCATCGGCAGCCGGTACGTCCCCGGAGGGAGCCTCGCCCAGGACTGGGGAGCACACCGCCGACTCCTGAGCGGGTGGGCCAACACCTACCTCAAAACCGTGCTGGACCTGCCGATCCGTGACGTCACCGCCGGCTTCAAGCTGTGGAGCGAAGAGGCGCTCACCGCCATCGACCTCGACGCCGTCACCTCCACCGGCTACAGCTTCCAGGTGGAGATGCACTACCGCGCCTACACCCGGGGGCAGAAGATCGTGGAGATCCCGATCCACTTCTCCCAGCGCCAGACCGGAGCGAGCAAGATGGACCTCGGCGTGCAGGTGGAGTCGGCCCTGCAGCCCTTCCGCCTGCGCCGCCGGGCACGCCCCCGCTGA
- the fabI gene encoding enoyl-ACP reductase FabI yields the protein MGLLEGKRLLITGVLTTSSIAFSAARLAQEQGATVVLTGYGRMSLVERVAKKLPEPPPVIELDVTDPDHLAGLADKVREHVDGIDGIVHAVAFAPQTALGGNFLNTEWDDVANALHVSAYSLKSLTMAALPLMEDGGSVVGLDFDATVAWPVYDWMGVSKATMESVSRYLARYLGERDVRVNLVAAGPIRTTAASNIPGFEEFEKTWTERAPLGWELKDPEPAAKAIIALLSDWFPATTGEIVHVDGGLHATGA from the coding sequence ATGGGTCTCCTCGAAGGTAAGCGCCTGCTCATCACAGGGGTGCTGACCACCTCCTCCATCGCGTTCAGCGCGGCCCGCCTCGCCCAGGAACAGGGCGCCACCGTCGTGCTCACCGGCTACGGACGAATGAGTCTGGTGGAGCGGGTGGCGAAGAAGCTGCCCGAGCCGCCGCCCGTCATCGAGCTGGACGTGACCGACCCTGACCACCTCGCCGGGCTCGCCGACAAGGTTCGCGAGCACGTCGACGGGATCGACGGCATCGTGCACGCGGTCGCGTTCGCGCCGCAGACGGCCCTGGGCGGCAACTTCCTCAACACCGAGTGGGACGACGTCGCCAACGCCCTGCACGTCTCCGCCTACTCCCTGAAGTCGCTCACCATGGCGGCCCTCCCGCTCATGGAGGACGGCGGATCCGTGGTGGGACTGGACTTCGACGCGACCGTCGCCTGGCCCGTCTACGACTGGATGGGCGTCTCCAAGGCGACCATGGAGTCGGTGTCCCGCTACCTCGCCCGATACCTGGGGGAGAGGGACGTCCGCGTCAACCTCGTCGCGGCCGGCCCCATCCGGACCACCGCCGCCTCCAACATCCCCGGGTTCGAGGAGTTCGAGAAGACCTGGACCGAGCGAGCGCCGCTCGGATGGGAGCTGAAGGACCCCGAGCCGGCGGCCAAGGCGATCATCGCGCTGTTGTCGGACTGGTTCCCCGCCACCACCGGGGAGATCGTGCACGTCGACGGCGGCCTGCACGCGACCGGAGCCTGA
- a CDS encoding SDR family NAD(P)-dependent oxidoreductase, with protein sequence MDLGLRGARVVVTGASRGIGRAIAEVLAGEGADLAICARTPHTVTETADSLSATGSTVFATALDVSDTTALRKFVGDAAERLGGVDVVVSNVSAGGSAAPDEWERNFGVDVLPLVTLAEAARPHLAASERGGALVAISSTSALHTTAPAGPRAYGALKAAVNHYVASLARDWAADGVRLNTVSPGPIEFPGGSWERRRRDQPDFYSDVRDRIPMGRLGTPEEVARTVAFLASPAASYVTGRNLVVDGGFLDQV encoded by the coding sequence ATGGATCTGGGACTTCGTGGCGCGCGCGTGGTCGTCACCGGAGCGAGTCGCGGAATCGGACGGGCGATCGCTGAGGTACTCGCGGGCGAGGGCGCCGACCTGGCGATCTGCGCCCGTACCCCGCACACCGTGACCGAGACCGCCGACTCGCTCTCCGCGACCGGATCCACGGTGTTCGCCACCGCCCTCGACGTGTCCGACACCACCGCCCTGCGAAAGTTCGTCGGGGACGCGGCCGAGCGCCTCGGCGGCGTCGACGTCGTCGTGTCCAACGTGTCCGCCGGGGGTTCGGCCGCTCCGGACGAGTGGGAACGCAACTTCGGCGTCGACGTGCTCCCCCTCGTCACCCTCGCCGAGGCCGCGCGCCCCCACCTCGCGGCCTCCGAACGCGGCGGAGCGCTGGTGGCCATCTCCAGCACCTCGGCGCTGCACACGACGGCACCCGCCGGACCGCGCGCCTACGGTGCCCTCAAGGCCGCCGTCAACCACTACGTGGCGTCGCTCGCCCGCGACTGGGCCGCCGACGGCGTGCGGCTGAACACGGTGTCGCCCGGCCCGATCGAGTTTCCCGGTGGCAGTTGGGAACGGCGTCGCCGTGACCAGCCCGATTTCTACTCCGACGTGCGGGACCGCATCCCGATGGGACGGCTCGGTACCCCCGAGGAGGTCGCGCGGACCGTGGCGTTCCTGGCCAGCCCCGCGGCGAGTTATGTCACCGGCCGTAACCTCGTGGTCGACGGCGGCTTCCTCGACCAAGTGTGA